From the genome of Zalophus californianus isolate mZalCal1 chromosome 6, mZalCal1.pri.v2, whole genome shotgun sequence, one region includes:
- the LOC113909983 gene encoding uncharacterized protein LOC113909983, giving the protein MAGLRHGRPACIRAAFSSASAGAGFRKRQRTTLHCFKANHKKNHMDLIEGIWREFLDPFDGDSEDPPGCPVSSFSDCSPPGAANGTVPSHALRCGSPGEVGLEDPLSSKAPDPLLKAASWGPTSPEASDVDMQPAEASSPEARGRAARRSGSPEDWRMTEDRWPRAAGPVVPAAGPPEPGRHAQGRARAARPPARLGSEKDKGPKLTLSKRKLELLLAEPEKNKRKKQYVA; this is encoded by the exons ATGGCAGGCCTGAGGCACGGCCGACCCGCCTGCATCCGGGCAGCGTTCAGCTCTGCCAGCGCCGGGGCTGGCTTCCGGAAGAGGCAGAGAACCACACTCCATTGCTTCAAG GCCAATCACAAAAAGAACCACATGGACTTAATTGAAGGTATCTGGAGAGAG TTTTTAGATCCTTTCGATGGCGATTCAGAAGATCCCCCCGGTTGTCCAGTCTCCAGCTTCAGCGACTGTTCTCCTCCGGGTGCCGCCAACGGTACTGTGCCTTCCCACGCCCTCAGGTGCGGGAGTCCGGGAGAAGTTGGCTTAGAAGACCCTCTGTCATCAAAAGCCCCAGACCCCCTCCTGAAAGCTGCCAGCTGGGGCCCCACATCCCCAGAGGCCAGCGACGTGGATATGCAGCCCGCCGAGGCCAGCAGCCCTGAGGCCCGAGGGCGGGCAGCCAGGCGCTCTGGGTCGCCGGAGGACTGGAGGATGACGGAGGACCGGTGGCCCAGGGCAGCCGGCCCCGTCGTCCCGGCCGCGGGGCCCCCGGAGCCTGGCAGACACGCGCAGGGCCGAGCCAGAGCGGCACGGCCGCCCGCCAGACTCGGGAGTGAGAAGGACAAGGGCCCCAAGCTCACCCTCTCCAAGAGGAAACTGGAACTTTTACTTGCAGAGCctgagaaaaacaagagaaagaagcagTATGTGGCCTAG